A stretch of the Duncaniella dubosii genome encodes the following:
- a CDS encoding DNA cytosine methyltransferase translates to MSFNCIDCFCGAGGLALGLSNSGFDILYSFDIDAKAIATMRSNLKYLQNHQTEVQDIYDLDTDTLLKHFDLKKGELDLLAGGPPCQGFSIQRGGEDNDERNDLVSRYIEVVKTVRPKFFLMENVPGIVGKRGAAILEENLNKISAEGYFIHQRMLDAQNFDVPQRRKRIIIIGERKDHDSPLYQYPKPNDRTITVRESIGFLPPPPDDFTDHPDFPNHRRDRLSPDSLKRIQAVKEGQGRDFLPEDLLLPCHKVSSSVMGHRNVFGRMCWDKVAPTITARFDSFSRGMFGHPVQDRTISLREGALLQTFPLDYIFVGSKVEVARQIGNAVPVKLAEHIGESIIEALEKW, encoded by the coding sequence ATGAGCTTTAATTGTATTGATTGTTTCTGTGGCGCGGGAGGATTGGCGCTTGGATTGTCAAATTCAGGATTTGACATACTTTATAGCTTTGACATTGATGCTAAGGCTATAGCGACAATGCGCTCTAACTTGAAGTATCTGCAGAATCATCAGACTGAAGTTCAGGACATCTATGATTTGGACACAGATACTCTTTTAAAACACTTCGACCTTAAAAAAGGAGAACTTGATTTACTTGCTGGCGGCCCTCCATGCCAAGGTTTTTCTATCCAAAGAGGAGGCGAGGATAACGATGAACGAAATGATCTGGTTAGTCGATACATTGAAGTCGTAAAGACGGTACGACCCAAGTTTTTTCTTATGGAGAACGTACCCGGCATTGTGGGGAAACGTGGAGCCGCCATATTGGAGGAGAACTTAAACAAGATTTCTGCCGAAGGTTATTTTATTCACCAACGTATGTTGGACGCACAAAACTTTGACGTACCCCAACGACGCAAGCGTATAATCATCATAGGAGAACGTAAAGACCATGATTCTCCTTTATACCAGTATCCGAAACCCAACGACAGAACAATCACCGTAAGGGAATCAATAGGATTTCTTCCTCCACCACCTGATGATTTCACAGATCATCCTGATTTCCCAAATCATAGGAGAGACAGGTTATCTCCTGATAGTCTCAAACGCATTCAAGCAGTGAAAGAAGGCCAGGGAAGAGATTTTCTACCTGAAGACTTATTGCTGCCATGTCATAAAGTTAGTTCATCTGTAATGGGGCACCGTAATGTTTTCGGCAGAATGTGTTGGGACAAAGTCGCACCAACAATAACTGCTCGTTTCGATAGCTTTTCTCGTGGAATGTTTGGACATCCGGTGCAGGATAGGACTATTTCTCTTCGGGAAGGGGCTTTGCTGCAAACTTTCCCCCTTGATTATATTTTTGTTGGGAGCAAGGTTGAAGTGGCAAGACAAATAGGAAATGCCGTCCCTGTCAAACTTGCGGAACATATTGGAGAATCTATAATTGAAGCGTTGGAGAAATGGTAA
- a CDS encoding type ISP restriction/modification enzyme, whose product MLEILSEKVGLESAKVQDTLVFYAYAVLSSPYFLNEFSAKLHSLAGQTPAIPITNDKKLYLELVKIGKRLAALERSDYKFSQQEADGNFTWMNPLASFELKGYSINEDGVEFTSVKGNHFIQPVPSEILEFSVSGYGIVREWLKYHSYSYYRKALAAEEIDDFMNLVNRLRIYIAEHKNLDTVVRDVMASNLIQLNS is encoded by the coding sequence TTGCTCGAAATATTATCGGAAAAGGTTGGCTTAGAATCAGCAAAAGTGCAGGACACATTGGTATTCTATGCCTATGCAGTTTTGTCTTCGCCTTATTTTTTAAACGAGTTCTCAGCCAAGCTTCATTCTTTGGCTGGGCAAACGCCTGCCATTCCTATAACCAATGATAAAAAGCTCTATTTAGAGCTTGTCAAGATAGGGAAACGTCTCGCGGCATTGGAAAGAAGCGATTACAAATTCTCACAACAAGAGGCAGATGGAAATTTTACTTGGATGAATCCTTTGGCATCCTTTGAGCTTAAAGGTTATTCGATTAATGAGGATGGCGTTGAATTTACCTCTGTAAAAGGGAATCATTTTATTCAGCCTGTTCCATCAGAGATTCTTGAGTTCAGTGTCTCAGGATACGGTATTGTCCGAGAGTGGCTTAAATACCATTCTTACTCCTATTATCGAAAGGCGTTAGCGGCAGAGGAAATTGATGACTTCATGAATCTTGTCAATCGGCTGCGTATCTATATTGCCGAACACAAGAATTTGGATACCGTAGTAAGAGATGTGATGGCATCTAATCTCATCCAGTTAAATTCATAA
- a CDS encoding N-6 DNA methylase translates to MVRYKGILEQYFVELKDFYKFNSSTGLATAELSFRPFLDNFFANLCSYFGSNIQRIFEPRNQGKYGRPDWAFTDSNTMGVYGYVEAKGLSPEENINVEEYKSQVEKYLNLGNPVLLTDGIEFVYYDVDGSADSFELFQKPVNWEEPEYNLQTLERFQKFFSKIGFRTIPEQMVITELSTRAKLLCTDLLELLNLEEDEAESKSELTTIRTLKRLWDIAANNLDASLSDDRTFAGFISQILAFGLLYAHRFINDEKFSPSLKYEMLHYFWTQKPYKEYSDHVEPFVHLFNALSEELDSKLSKIGGWYDNTRRFLAFVKLSHNAVRRPNFHQLYEEFLSAYDRDTRIDFGAWYTPVVLADFIARLVFFNIQVNPDLKILQNNPFFVIDPCCGTGTFLESVLDNITLPPQSKLIGFEILPVPYALANYRLSIYEIPTALTLSVHLTNTLGDNTFCKPEYDFSKLDSVGLFFAKEQVASYKLSQPPLTIIIGNPPCSDSSVTNAGQFLESLMNDFRPPIRRGRQNVQMQLTNEWIKFLRWGIYKAMISKPSIIAFILPSAFAENISFKYARKFLIENANEISVIEFDSDNRVESANQNVFNTLQGRLLILASFTADNTSKFVRYKDLRGLSKAQKMEFFSKDVTALDWDVLSIDEEYSLRPKGEYDVELYSQFIPLAAEHGSENGIFLRHCSGMKLAPTHLLVHFSKGQLSRRSKYIGDLAHSYSDIKDRWYSGQAKPPAEKKLSNSVRVLVARSSKNGSQYSYRPFLEAYVNDDETLLTALKNAEGGGMRYRPEVRAAFSDPNVFGFAVAPAPAEISRTITKFTSFCWHLPDNDLATREMLMCSAIVFRITKRARIGTLMRFQI, encoded by the coding sequence ATGGTAAGATATAAAGGCATATTAGAACAGTATTTTGTTGAACTTAAGGATTTCTACAAATTCAATAGTTCTACGGGGCTGGCTACGGCAGAGCTATCCTTCCGCCCATTTCTCGACAATTTCTTCGCTAACCTATGTTCTTATTTCGGTTCAAATATCCAGCGGATTTTTGAACCGAGAAATCAGGGTAAGTACGGACGGCCTGATTGGGCATTTACCGATTCCAACACTATGGGTGTATATGGATATGTTGAGGCCAAAGGGTTGTCGCCTGAGGAGAACATAAATGTAGAGGAATACAAATCGCAGGTAGAGAAGTATCTTAACTTAGGCAATCCAGTCTTGCTCACAGACGGGATTGAGTTCGTTTATTATGATGTAGACGGTTCTGCTGATTCGTTTGAATTATTTCAAAAGCCTGTAAACTGGGAGGAACCTGAATATAACCTTCAGACATTGGAACGTTTTCAGAAGTTCTTCTCCAAGATTGGCTTCCGTACCATTCCCGAGCAGATGGTTATCACAGAATTGTCCACGCGAGCAAAATTGCTTTGCACCGATCTTCTTGAATTACTGAATTTGGAAGAAGACGAAGCTGAATCGAAATCCGAGCTTACCACTATACGCACATTGAAACGGTTGTGGGACATTGCAGCGAACAACCTTGATGCGTCATTGTCAGATGACCGAACATTTGCAGGATTTATTTCTCAAATTCTTGCATTTGGACTATTATATGCCCATCGCTTCATCAATGATGAGAAGTTTTCACCCTCATTGAAATATGAGATGCTCCATTATTTCTGGACGCAAAAGCCATATAAGGAATACTCTGACCATGTGGAGCCATTTGTTCATTTGTTTAACGCTCTTTCTGAGGAACTGGATTCCAAACTCAGCAAAATAGGTGGATGGTATGATAATACGAGACGCTTTTTGGCATTTGTAAAGTTGTCTCATAACGCAGTGCGTCGTCCTAATTTCCATCAATTGTATGAGGAGTTCTTGTCCGCATACGACAGGGACACACGCATTGACTTTGGAGCGTGGTATACTCCCGTGGTATTAGCAGACTTCATTGCTCGTCTGGTGTTCTTCAATATTCAGGTGAATCCTGATTTAAAGATACTTCAGAACAATCCATTTTTCGTGATTGATCCATGTTGTGGAACGGGAACATTCCTTGAATCTGTGTTGGACAATATTACGTTGCCTCCTCAATCAAAACTCATCGGCTTTGAGATTCTTCCCGTACCATATGCCCTGGCCAATTATAGATTGTCAATCTATGAGATCCCGACGGCTCTTACCTTGTCTGTGCATCTAACAAACACTCTGGGAGACAATACTTTCTGCAAGCCGGAATATGACTTCAGCAAATTAGATTCGGTCGGTCTCTTTTTCGCAAAAGAACAAGTGGCATCCTACAAACTCTCTCAGCCGCCTCTTACCATCATAATCGGCAATCCCCCTTGTTCCGATTCTTCTGTCACCAATGCAGGTCAGTTCCTGGAGTCTCTTATGAACGATTTCCGACCACCAATCAGACGAGGAAGGCAGAACGTACAGATGCAATTGACAAACGAGTGGATAAAGTTCTTGCGATGGGGTATCTATAAGGCTATGATAAGCAAACCATCAATAATTGCTTTTATCCTTCCCTCAGCATTTGCTGAAAATATCTCGTTCAAATATGCTCGCAAGTTCTTAATTGAGAATGCTAATGAGATATCAGTAATTGAGTTTGATTCTGACAATCGCGTTGAAAGTGCCAACCAGAATGTATTCAATACACTTCAGGGCCGGCTCCTGATTCTTGCATCCTTTACAGCCGACAATACATCTAAATTTGTGCGGTACAAAGATTTGCGTGGACTTTCAAAGGCTCAAAAAATGGAGTTCTTCTCTAAAGATGTAACTGCATTGGATTGGGATGTATTATCCATTGATGAAGAGTATTCGTTGCGTCCGAAGGGCGAGTACGATGTGGAGTTGTATTCTCAGTTCATCCCATTGGCTGCCGAACATGGCTCTGAAAATGGGATTTTCTTGCGTCATTGTTCCGGAATGAAACTTGCACCGACACACTTGCTGGTACATTTTTCCAAAGGACAATTGAGTAGAAGAAGCAAGTATATTGGTGATCTTGCTCATTCTTATTCTGACATTAAAGACCGATGGTATAGCGGACAAGCAAAACCTCCGGCAGAAAAGAAATTGTCAAATTCAGTTCGTGTACTGGTTGCCCGCTCATCCAAGAATGGTAGCCAGTATTCGTATCGTCCATTTCTGGAGGCTTATGTCAACGATGACGAAACTCTATTGACTGCACTCAAAAATGCAGAAGGTGGCGGTATGAGGTATCGTCCAGAGGTAAGAGCGGCTTTCTCTGACCCGAATGTCTTTGGATTTGCCGTTGCACCTGCTCCAGCTGAAATCAGTCGGACAATTACGAAGTTTACTTCATTTTGTTGGCACCTTCCCGACAATGACTTGGCTACTCGGGAAATGCTCATGTGTTCTGCAATCGTTTTCCGAATTACAAAAAGGGCTCGAATTGGAACTCTGATGCGGTTTCAAATATAA